The Thiorhodovibrio litoralis genome includes a window with the following:
- a CDS encoding UvrD-helicase domain-containing protein produces the protein MSFRLLTYRGLDTRKIPGYEKLAGYLRDGDFRSAEVKKVGENLFRARLDKANRLLFALHRHGDEGCILVLEYIAAHAYEKSRFLSRGAVIDEAKIPDADPIALADAPELRYLNPELPRFHLLDKVLSFDNDQEAIYQQPPPLIVIGSAGSGKTALTLEKMKDAVGTVLYVTRSPFLVQNARDLYYANGYENEDQEVDFLSFREYLETIRVPEGREMTPRAFAAWAGRQKLPRELRDTHRLFEEFQGALTGTDEERPYLDRESYRGLGVRQSIYAPELRDAVYDLFERYLRLLKEEGWFDANLVSHAWLELITPRYDFIVIDEVQDLTAVQLLLILRALNDPTGFLLCGDSNQIVHPNFFSWAKVKTLFWHERNEAGSGSTELIRILNANFRNSPQITEMANRLLHIKQARFGSVDRESNYLVQSRGPKIGTVGLLADSDAVKSDLDRRTAASARFAILVLHPDQKAEVRKHFRTPLVFSIHEAKGLEYDNVLLYNFLSAEEKRYRDIAGDLAPEDLQGELRYARGRDKSDKSLEIYKFYINALYVAVTRAVRNLYVLEAKPKQGLLELLGLTEVHQDVNDVEEQRSSLDDWRREAHRLEMQGKEDQAAEIREQILKQREVPWTVLHGEALSELEQKALAQGEKKARVALMEYALVYRDQRWLNALIDAGFSAAQHPGKAMGMLEKKHYLAYGLKHTSGVVREVERYGVDFRNVFNQTPLMIASRQGHAELIEELLTRDADTSLVDANGLNAFQISLERACVDQRYARQKLPAVFERLAPPSQDIQVDGRLIKLDRKIMEYLMLCVAMVLFYQRLGQNYARGGKAFLAATDFEQILAHFPDTIIPARRKKRQYLSSILSKNEVAREGPGNRKLFLRVRRGHYLLNPHLSLRVEGRWQPIYQLLAPERLAAELMDVPDWYALHGIEDPNRFLERQVGELRVILQQTDADAMAAGLRSIA, from the coding sequence ATGTCATTTCGCCTGCTCACTTACCGCGGCCTCGACACGCGCAAGATACCCGGCTACGAGAAACTCGCCGGCTACCTGCGCGACGGGGATTTCCGCTCCGCCGAGGTCAAGAAGGTGGGCGAGAATCTCTTCCGCGCCCGGCTCGACAAAGCCAATCGTCTGCTGTTCGCCCTGCATCGGCACGGGGATGAAGGCTGCATCCTGGTTCTTGAATACATCGCCGCCCATGCCTATGAAAAATCACGCTTCCTCAGCCGCGGAGCCGTGATCGACGAGGCGAAAATCCCGGATGCCGACCCGATTGCTCTGGCGGACGCACCTGAGCTGCGGTATTTGAATCCCGAGCTGCCGCGTTTCCATCTGCTCGACAAGGTACTGAGCTTCGACAACGACCAGGAAGCCATCTACCAGCAACCGCCGCCGCTGATCGTGATCGGCTCGGCCGGCAGCGGCAAGACGGCGCTGACGCTCGAGAAGATGAAGGACGCCGTCGGGACGGTGCTTTATGTGACCCGCTCCCCCTTCCTGGTGCAGAACGCCCGCGATCTCTACTACGCCAACGGCTACGAGAACGAGGACCAGGAGGTCGACTTCCTATCCTTTCGCGAGTATCTCGAGACCATCCGCGTGCCCGAGGGCCGTGAGATGACCCCGCGCGCCTTCGCCGCCTGGGCTGGGCGCCAGAAGCTCCCGCGCGAGTTGCGCGATACCCATCGCTTGTTCGAGGAATTCCAGGGCGCTCTCACCGGCACCGACGAGGAGCGGCCCTATCTGGATCGCGAGAGCTATCGCGGCCTCGGCGTGCGCCAGTCGATCTATGCGCCTGAGCTGCGCGATGCCGTCTACGACCTGTTCGAGCGCTATCTGCGTCTACTGAAAGAGGAGGGCTGGTTCGACGCCAACCTGGTCAGCCATGCCTGGCTGGAGCTGATCACGCCGCGCTATGACTTCATCGTCATCGATGAGGTGCAGGACCTCACAGCGGTCCAGCTGCTGCTCATTCTGCGCGCCTTGAATGACCCGACCGGCTTCCTCCTGTGCGGCGACTCCAACCAAATCGTCCACCCGAATTTTTTCTCCTGGGCCAAGGTCAAGACGCTGTTCTGGCATGAGCGCAACGAGGCAGGGAGCGGCTCCACCGAGCTGATACGCATCCTCAACGCCAACTTCCGCAACTCGCCGCAGATCACCGAGATGGCCAACCGCCTGCTGCACATCAAGCAGGCGCGCTTTGGTTCGGTCGACCGCGAGAGCAATTATCTGGTCCAAAGCCGTGGTCCCAAGATTGGCACGGTGGGACTGCTCGCCGACAGCGATGCCGTCAAAAGCGATCTCGATCGCCGCACCGCCGCCTCGGCGCGCTTCGCCATCCTGGTGCTGCATCCGGATCAGAAGGCGGAGGTGCGCAAGCATTTCCGCACCCCGCTGGTGTTTTCCATTCATGAGGCCAAGGGGCTCGAATACGACAACGTCCTGCTCTACAACTTCTTGTCGGCGGAGGAAAAACGCTACCGCGACATCGCCGGCGATCTGGCGCCCGAGGACTTACAGGGCGAACTGCGCTACGCGCGCGGACGCGACAAGAGCGACAAGTCGCTCGAGATTTATAAGTTCTACATCAATGCGCTCTATGTCGCCGTGACCCGGGCCGTGCGCAACCTCTATGTCTTGGAGGCCAAGCCCAAGCAGGGGTTGCTCGAACTGCTCGGCCTGACCGAGGTGCATCAGGACGTCAATGATGTCGAGGAACAACGCTCCAGCCTTGATGACTGGCGCCGCGAGGCCCACCGGCTCGAAATGCAAGGTAAGGAGGATCAGGCCGCCGAAATCCGCGAGCAGATCCTCAAGCAACGCGAGGTACCCTGGACGGTTCTGCACGGCGAGGCGTTGTCGGAGCTCGAGCAAAAGGCGCTCGCACAGGGCGAAAAGAAAGCCCGCGTCGCGCTGATGGAATACGCCCTGGTCTATCGCGACCAGCGCTGGCTGAATGCGCTGATCGACGCCGGCTTCAGCGCCGCCCAGCACCCCGGCAAGGCCATGGGCATGCTTGAAAAAAAGCACTACCTGGCCTATGGGCTCAAGCACACCAGCGGCGTCGTGCGGGAGGTCGAGCGCTATGGCGTGGATTTCCGCAACGTCTTCAACCAAACCCCGCTGATGATTGCCAGCCGCCAAGGGCACGCGGAGCTGATCGAAGAACTGCTCACGCGCGATGCCGACACCAGTCTGGTGGATGCCAATGGACTGAATGCGTTTCAGATCAGCCTGGAGCGCGCCTGTGTCGATCAGCGTTATGCACGCCAGAAATTACCGGCGGTATTTGAGCGCCTGGCGCCGCCCAGCCAGGACATTCAGGTCGACGGGCGCCTGATCAAGCTCGACCGCAAGATCATGGAATATCTGATGCTCTGCGTCGCCATGGTGCTGTTCTATCAGCGCCTGGGCCAGAATTATGCGCGCGGCGGCAAAGCATTTCTGGCGGCCACGGATTTCGAGCAGATCCTAGCGCACTTCCCGGACACCATCATCCCCGCCCGACGCAAGAAGCGACAGTACCTGTCATCCATCCTGTCCAAAAACGAAGTGGCGCGCGAAGGTCCGGGCAACCGCAAGCTGTTCCTGCGCGTGCGCCGCGGCCACTACCTGCTCAACCCCCATCTCTCCCTGCGCGTCGAGGGTCGTTGGCAACCCATTTACCAGCTCCTCGCGCCCGAACGCCTGGCGGCTGAGCTGATGGACGTGCCGGACTGGTACGCCCTCCATGGCATTGAGGATCCAAACCGCTTCTTGGAGCGGCAAGTCGGGGAGTTGCGAGTGATTTTGCAGCAAACCGACGCGGATGCCATGGCCGCGGGGCTGCGCTCGATCGCCTGA